One Planktothrix sp. FACHB-1365 DNA segment encodes these proteins:
- a CDS encoding metal-dependent hydrolase: MPSPLFHATAGYFLGKYLPTHLIPKSYPFRRFDLNILYPVFIATCADFDFIPQMLTGIEFHRGISHSLIFTLGFSLIISWVASKIWKISYQQLFRFTLILYSSHLILDFFAEGRGIKLFLPFLDQFFKSPILLFPGIHYSLGWFHPSHLVSLAYELLLTIVLYQLLTQWQAYKAQKATLSTVKNNIHYHRKLKSKSTLKN; encoded by the coding sequence ATGCCTTCTCCTTTATTTCATGCAACGGCTGGATATTTTCTCGGCAAATATTTACCTACCCATCTCATCCCCAAATCCTATCCATTTCGCCGTTTTGATCTAAATATTTTATATCCCGTTTTTATCGCAACCTGTGCGGATTTTGATTTTATCCCCCAAATGTTAACAGGAATAGAGTTTCATCGAGGAATTTCCCATAGTTTAATCTTTACCCTGGGTTTTAGTTTAATTATTAGTTGGGTTGCCAGTAAAATTTGGAAAATATCCTATCAACAATTATTCCGATTTACCTTAATTCTTTATAGTTCCCATTTAATTTTAGATTTTTTTGCAGAAGGGCGAGGAATTAAACTCTTTTTACCCTTTTTAGATCAGTTTTTTAAATCCCCAATTCTGTTGTTTCCAGGGATTCATTACTCCCTAGGATGGTTTCATCCCAGTCATCTTGTATCCCTTGCCTACGAATTACTATTAACTATTGTTTTGTATCAATTGTTGACTCAATGGCAAGCCTATAAAGCTCAAAAAGCAACTTTATCTACTGTTAAAAATAATATCCATTACCATCGAAAACTCAAATCAAAGTCAACCCTTAAAAACTAA